The sequence below is a genomic window from Vidua macroura isolate BioBank_ID:100142 chromosome 10, ASM2450914v1, whole genome shotgun sequence.
CTCTTACCAACAGATATGTCATCATTTGCTGAAAAGCAAGGTTCTCTCAAAAGCCCACAAAATCAGAGCACAAAACATCTGATGACCGTCACTGAAAAGGATATGTGAGCTGGTGAATTTTTAAAGGCCCATTGACTCCCGAGATAAATTGGCCTTAAATGATAGCTGTGTGTCAGGTTCCTCTCCTGCAAAACGTTTTGGCAGGATGCCCACAGAGCATCACCCAGCCATGTTTTGGGTCACTGGCCTGATGTTCAGCATGGAAATGAAGCCACAGCAAAGCCAGCTGGAAGCCCAGGCACTGTGATGAAACCACACAAAGCAAAGGTGCCTCCACCAAGCGCTTCTGTGCAATGTGTTCAAGGACCCCTTCCCTCAGGACTGTGAGCAGGGTGCTGAAGCTGAGTTTGGTGTGTTTGtcacaaaaagcagaaactgtGTCACCGCTTGTGTTTGCTGATTCCCCTGACAGAAAGGTGTCTGATGCAAATGACAAAATAAGAGCTATCTAAGAGCCTGTGAGGTTTTCTCTGTAGGTAAAACTTTCAAGCTTCACTAATACAGCAAAGTTAAGGAGTTATTACAGAGTCAGTTAATGTTGCCCTGAATTTCTGCAAAGCTTGGCAATGAGTTTATGTCCTTTTGGGGTTCACTTCTAACAGAGCACAGGGGAGAGTAAGTACTTATTGGTATGAAAATGTGGCTGCAAATCTGCTTCTCACATGGTGTGCTCATCCAGCTGGAGACTAAAGGCTGGACACCAAGTCAAAATAGGAAGAACTGTGAATATCAGAATTTTTTAGGAATGGCttctcagcacagctcagatCAAAAATCATTAGCAGAAATTCAGCAAGCAATTACAACATAACTATGAGATAGAACTACAGACAGCTTGTAAAAAATGAGCAGTGCTTGTTAGTCTAATCATATAAGTGAAGATAACATTCCATATGTTTATTTTGATTACTGCTATTTATGGAATCAAAATACTGCACACTGCTATTTCTTTCTGTACAGGAAGCACTGATGATTAAATATTGTATAAAGAATACATGAATAGATGTTTGTACAGATAACTTTAAGGAAGATTTTAATCTCATTGTCTACTCTTAAAGTCTTGCGTTTTCTAAGGTGGAAGCAGAGACttagtagaaaaaaaaccctctggaTTTTCCATGATGTTGTATACTTCTGTGAAATagtgtgtttcttttttcattttgaatttcacCATAGTTTTTTTAGATTCAAGTGTGATTTTAATATATTCTCACCACTGAAGTAATAATTTCAATTTCACTGCtattttatttgtgtatttCTATGTTCAGCTTGGATCCATACATAATTGCATTGTAATGTCAGAAGTAATGAATTAATGCAAACGAGGTTCCAGTTTGGAAAGTTTACTAAACAGCCCATTTTAGAAGGCTTTACAGAGaaggttttattaatgttttaagGAAAGCATCATTTGTGGGAATTAAACACTGCATATATGTTCAATTAAGCACCTAAATCCAGttgttttccctcagaaaagtaacaaaagtctttgaaaaatCTGGCCCTGGGACCTTTAAGGTACCCAAACTTTTACAGTTAAGGTTTTAACACCAGATttaatgggatttgggaatccaTATGTTTTAGAAAGCTTTCAAAAGTCtcaacttttaatttttctaagcTTCCATGAAGCAGCGGTGGGAATTCTCTTCTCCCACCCTTTTTGTGTCAAATTTACTGTAGATATGTGACTGACACAAAGACTGGGCACTTCTGTAGgcccagaggaaaaggagaatagAAAAGGtggaagggaaaagagggacAGGAATCAAAGTAATCACTGACAAATGGCAGTCGGTATATTAatgaaaagatttatttttgaattatatttttgtaGTCCTTAGAAGTGTCTACAGATTTAAGAACACATGATGATGCACAGGCACATTAATTTTTAGAAGCAGTTGTGCAGATTTGAGCCAGCTCTGCACCTCCAGGAGAACCAGGTTGTAGCAGATGCCACAGAGAAACCACTGAGCACACCATTTTTACCACAGTACAGCATGAAGTAACTTACCATGGGGCACTTACTGGCAATTAAAACATTCCAATATTAAATACACATTGATTGTTCAGAGCAAGAAGGGCAGGTTTAAGCAAAGCAAGTGTTAAATTGATCTCTTCTGGAGGAAGCTAAGCCAGAGCATGTGCTTATGAGGTGCTCCAAAAGCTAACAGGTGCTCATTGCATGGGACCCCACCTGGCAAACCCCCTGGAACACCTCTTTAGTGGAGAACAGCACCAATGGCTTCACTCTGTGcattctcctctgctgctctaATTGCACTAATTGTTCCTGTAGACTGAGCTGCTGAGCTCCTGTCTcagagatttgaaaaaaaaaaaaaaatctaaccagGTGAAATTTCATCTGGCTATACTATAAAGAGGAGGAGATGCCTTTCATCAGTCTTAGCTCTCTGTCTGGTGTTTAAAGAGCCTCGCTCTTGCTGCAGAGACAGAGGTGGAAATATGATGCTCCAGACTGTCAGAGAGGAGTAACATTATCACCTTCTCCAGTGAGTTCTTGCCCAGAGTTCACATTGGTCTCATGCCTGCATCCTTAGTTGATGAATATACAGCCAAAGGTAATAAATCAGTGTGCAGGGCACATCTTCTGTCAAAGTCATCCACTTTGTCAAGCTCCATTTATAGGAGTGAGAGCACAATTTATGATGCACCAAGTTGTCTATAACTTTTATATCCATTGTAATTTTGCTCCTCTCTCTGAAATCCCTGACAAATGAGCTTCaatttttctctcccatttttGATCAGGAATCTAAGAATATATCAGCACAGAAGTATTTCAGTTAAGCAGCCTCTGATCCCAGGTAATGTTGATCTCTAATGCTGTTTTCAATGATACTAGCAACATTAATTCCAGCACTGACAGTCTCTTTGTGCAGTCctgaatgttttgggttttttgtctaGCTGGggtgaaaaaatgagaaacttgAAACTCATTTGAAGGTCTCAAATAGGTTGTAGGCCTTGAACAGTCCTTCAGTGTTGTGACAAATCTGATGCTTTGTAACTCTACCATTTCCATGTCCTTCTATGCACAATATGTATGGCTGGTTCAGAGATCACAGGTGCTCTTTTTTACTGTTGGCTGCTATCAAGTACACATTATTCTCTCTTCAGGATGCAAAAGTAGAGGTTATTTTAGATCCATCCTGCACTTGTACTTCATAATGCCTTTACCCAACCAAAGATTAGTTAAGAAATTAAGCTGTTATTGCAGTTAAAACATAGGTGGAATGCTGCTAACCTTACATGGGGAAGTTGTTGGCTGTGCTGGAGTCAAGACAGATGGTCACTTCAGGGAATGTTTCTTTTATGGCAAGTGCTCATTTGAGTAGGAATATTTCTAGCTGGATGAGTCACCTCTTTCTCGATTGCTGCATCAGATACCAACACATGATTTTTACACAAGGATATTCAAAGATGTGGCACAGGCTGAAAATCTTCATCTATATTATGCAAAAATGCATCTTCAAAGCATCCTGCAAGGGTTTCTTTCTCTACTGGGAGTACTATATGGCCCATGTagatggattaaaaaaatttcCTCCACTGTTTTATTCTTACTGAAAACTGTgatgaaatgtctttttttcttttttttttttttttacaaaatcatGTGCTACTCATGTACAAAATCAGTCCCATAACAGCAAAATGCACAAAATCATAATAAAATTTCTCTGTTTAATGTAAAAGTAAGAAACTTAGAGTAAAGTGCAAAAATTAGAGCGAACATTTCTATTCTGTGGCTCTTCAGCAGCAGGTTTGACTCTTCCCTGGTTTGGAGGACGAGGACCATCATCTGCATGCTGGTTGCCATGGAGACTCCCATCACTTTTGGAATCACAAGTTTTGCCTGAAAGGAAACACTCCTGCACTGTGAGTTTTTAAGACCAGAGAGGTTTCTGTTTGTCAGCACACCACATACTAGATTAACCACCACATCTAAGCAGGTGGGAGGGAaggcagtaaaatattttctagtaaTTAGCGACAACATATTTAGTCTGTTTAAAATCTACAAAACACATAAATAGAACTACAAGACTTGCTGCATTAGATTAGGTTGTTATGGCATCAGATCTGCTATCTCAGTATCAGCTACTTCAAAGGAGAATGAACTTTGGTCACAGAACATGAGCATGGCAATAAATCCTTCTGactcctgcagcaggcaggactgAGGTCTCTCTTGAGTTGGTAAGGCTCCCCCATAACTACGTCTTTCCTAGGAAAAAAGGTGTACATGAACAGTTCATGGGTCTGTCCCTGTGAAGAGCTGTCTAATGTTTATCTATTCTATTTGCACTCCCAAAAGGGCTCTGGGGTTTGACAGCTCTGTCAGCTTCTTTCTCACAAGTGCAAACCAACACCTGGGATTGCTCCAAAGGTAAAATTTGTATGGCCCTAAAGATTGTGCAGAAGGGCAATGTGTATATGTTGGCATGAATTTCTGGCTTGACAAAACTATGGTTATTTAGAAGATGAATATAAAGAACTTGCAAGATTAAGCCTCAGTTACTTCCTAGTTCTGTGGTCTTTGTGAGATGGTAACTAAATAGCTACCTGTTAAATCTCCAACTTTCATCTGATTTCTTCTTTTGAGGCTGTTTTGTGCATCGGTGGGGCCATCAACATACTTCATTGCAATAGCTGGGGTTTGGTCCTTCTTTTGCTCAGTCTGAGTAGCTGAAAGAAGAACACAAAAGGACATTTAATTGGATTCTATTAATGTTCATTTgttcaaggaagaaaatatgtgTTGAGTTGACTCTACCTGGCTGATGAGAACTTGGTATAGTTTCAGTCTTGCCTTCTGGAAAGGACTGAACAGATTCATGGCCAGAATCTAAATCTTTCATTGGCCTTCCCATAATCTCATTCTCAGTTGCAGATTTATTTCTAATGAGGAAGTATGTGTGcattttccctttgccttttacttctatttctcctctttcagtAATCTCAAAATTCTTGTATTTTAGGCACCTAAAGTATCAGAAGCAAAATGACACATGAAAATTCAATACAAGTAAAAATGACACTGATGTTTTAAAAGAGCTGAATGACCAAATCACAACAGTCAGCGAAAAAGTCTCAATTTGTGAACAACCGAGGATTTGTTTCAACTGTTGATTCAAGCCTGCTGTGCTTTCATAGCATTACACATACAGCCTGATCAAAAAATACTGAATCACATAGTCAAATATTTCAGTAGGGTGGAGGGTTCTTATTTACCAgtaaacagaaattaagaacTGAGGCAGCCAATATCAGCTAGACAGAATTATCCCCAGTCATTTCATCAGAGAAGTCAATCAGGTCTGTCAAGCATGATtgactaatttattttacatcCAGACTTGCTATTCCCAATTGCCTTTTTCATGTGTCCAAAAATGGCCATTTGATTTTCTCTGGGACCAACATGAGGCTGATCAGCCTGCAGTTTCACCACGTCACCCTTGCCATTTTTCCATACAGCTGTAGCTTTCTTCAGCTGCTACGGTGCTGACAACCATGGCCTGTCAGAGCtgacagccagcagctctgcagtgccatCACCCAGCTCTCATTACCTCAGATCCCTTCTGCTCCCATGTATTTCTGTAGACGGAGATGTCTCTAAAGACCTCTGATCCTCTTCCAGTACTCATAGTTCACCTACTCCTTGTACCCTGACTCTTGGTGCAGGGACCTTGAAGATCTTGTCAGCGAAGACCAAAGCAAGAGAGGCCTTGAGTAACTCAGCCTTTCTTCAGAGCACTGTCACTAAATCACCTGTCACAGCAGGTCCATGTTTCTATTTATATTCTAACACTGAAGAGCTCCTCTGACTGCCTTTGAACTTTGTTTCCCATTTCAATGCCAGCTCATTTTCCCAACATCATTCCTATGTGCCCAGACAATGTTGTTGTACTCCTTCCTTTGTAGCTTGTCTTTGCTTCCACTCTTTCATACATGTTTTATGCATACATAAAGTTCTTGGAAATGTAGTATTAATTTTTTACTAACATGAGTTTCTGGAAAGTAAATTACATCATGAAGAGGATAGTTGTTTATGCAGTTAATCCTTAGTAAGTGTAAATGAAACAGTTTTGCTACAAATTATGGTGCTCAATCAGAGATTTTAAGCCTTTTGTTATTAAATGTTCTAAATGTTCTATCATTTTAGCACCTACATTAATTTATCAGTATTTCCAAATAGGTTAtcaccatttttttaaatattttgctctcTAGGATGGAGACTCTCAAACCTATGCTTCTATATATAAGTACATTTGgaataattaggaaaaaataagacTTTTACAAGCAGTGACTTCCCTTTACAAGCTGCTTAAATGAGTGACTAAGCACCATTTACACTGAAAGGTGCAGCTGCCAAGGCAGTGGATTTTAGCATGGGCTTGAGCAGGTAAGGTTTCCCTCAGAGTTACTCACTGATAGGCACTGGAGCTCAGGTGGATTTTGCTGGGGACGCCGTGGCTCTCCATCCGCGAGGCGATATTCACCGTGTCTCCAAACAGGCAGTAACGAGGCATCTTTTCTCCAACAACCCCCGCCAAGACAGGACCTGTATGGATCCCAACTCGAATCTTTACAAAGATAAAACACCCCCCAAAAATGTCACTTGTTATTTAGCATCTTTCTTAATGCTATCCAGCTACCGAAAAGTTCATCTCAACACAACACTGCACACCAGTATGATATCAAATACCCACAGGGAGAGGCTCCTCATGGAAATGTGCCCGCGTGGGCCTTGCCCAAAGCCAAAGAGGAGTCAGAAGCAGCTCTTTGAGGTGCTGCTGCAATACATTAACCAGAAGCTCAGCACAAGAAGCAGACAGACACACATGCACCTTTGTGTTAACTTACTTGGATAGGATTTCCAGAAACTGGGTTCTGTACTCCTTTGGCTGCCATTATCATGCCCAAGGCAAAATTAGCAACTCGCTCTGCGTGGGTGGGTACAGGCACAGGGACCCCCCCTACCACCATGTAGGCATCTCCAATCGTCTCCACCTTTAATTGAGAGGGACAAGCACATGAGCATCTCACTCAGGGTAGTGTTTTGCTCTTCAGGGCTCTTCTCATCTGCACCAACTGCCCCTTTCTCTTAAAAGATGCTTCCAGTCACTGAAAAGGTTTAGCACACATGAGTTTCCTTGAGATGGAGAGCCTTTCCTTCACTCCACGCTACAAATTTCATCGCattctgtccctgctcactTGACCCACTTTAGATATCAGTGTGAGAGACCCTAAGGAGAAAGGGCTGCTGTGCAAGTGTCAGACTGTTTGCCTTCCTCTTACCCACGGCAGACCTGGGTATATGCAAAGAGCTAGCCCGAGGCACAGCCTCCTGAGCCAGGAGGTTACCTGAGAGATGAGTGCTGCTAATTAGCTCTAATTCACAATCAGAGCTAAATGCGTATTTCTTCTTTgagagagatttattttttaaaagtcacaaTAAAGCAAGGGATCCCATTCACTGTTGATTATGATTAAGGAGTTCACACAAAATTAAGGAACCTCCAGTTTCAAGGATCTCACAGAACAGAGTGTGAGCTAAACAATTTGGGAGCATCCTTCCCTACAACCAGCTGTTTTCCCACAACAGCTGCAGCCTGCGAGACAAATGCTGAAGGGTTTGTGCTCCTTCAGGCATCCAGTCTCCTTGAAATACATGCTAAAGTACCTGAGAAATACTTTGCATTTTGTTCTCATACCAGAAATTTTGCTGGGAATAGAACAGACCTGTTTGAAACAGAGAAACCTTAAATGTTCAAAATCCACTGTAAAAGCATGTTACACgataatgaatttttttaaactgctcttATGAGGTTTCACCAGCCCATTTATCATCAGTAAAAAAGAGACCTTTTAGATTAGACTAATTggctttcttaaaaattaacacCAATAGGAGAGTGgaaacataatttaatatttggGTTTATTCATTAACACAATGACTTAAAACAGTTCTGCACTTCAATCTCAAAGAATGTGTTCCTGTCCATGCTTTCTATCAGACAGCCAAACCCACAGTGATGCCAGAAATTTTCtgtaacaaattaaaaacaattgtAAAAAGCTACTAATGCAAATAAATACCCTAATTATTTTTCAGCCATAGTAGAAGATTTAATTTTACAAGATTTATTCATAACTTCAGATGTTTATAAGCTTGGGCCAAGTTTCTTTGATCAATGTCACTATTCCATTGCTTTCCCAATTCCCTGCAATAGTAATCTCATCCTTGCTCTCTGTACCCCAGTAACTTCCTTCAATATTAATAGGAGTTATATACAGGCTTCAAAAGAAGATTATTATAGTGACAGATCATTTACTTATGATGGATGATTTAGATAGAATATGATGCTAATTCATCCTGAAATCTGTGGGCCACATCCTGCATTCTTCAATTATTGAATACAGATTCCTTGCCAAGGAAGAAATGCTTCTGATTTCCCAGTACAATTTATTGTGGGATGAACTGCAAGCCTTGCCTGAGCAAAGAATAAATGAGATTTGGATTTCACCCTTTACTATTTCTGCCTTCCTAAATACTGAATGAGATGAGGACAGACAGAAACTTAGGAAGTGTTCTTCAGCACATCAAATCTGGTACCTCTGGAAGTGTTAATAACACACTTATTATAGGCCAGCCAGGGCTCTGATCTTTCCAGCACAGTTTGGAGACCACATGTACAGTCCAGGTCTAATTGATGCTCTGTGGGGGTTAGCAGGAGATAATACCATTGCTGAAGATCTCCATGAAACAGAAGTCTAGCTATTGTCTGGGTATTGTCTATAATGCTATTTCCCACCCAAAGAGACAATGACAAAGTGACCTGTTTACAAGAGGTTCAAATAAAAGAACGAGGCAAATTATTCATATTGGATAGGCATTtgagaaaggagggagagagagatatATGAAAGAAGAGCCATTCTGGCATTAGCATTGTGGAAAGAGACTTTAGCCTATGATAGAAGTTGTGTTCCTGTCCAATAATGTCCacttctccctgtttttcagtttgtgtGGCCACTACAAATAGGTAATACTTTATGGTTTAACCAACAATCATGCTGTGGTGAAGAGGATTTAAGTACACTTAAAaccaacacaaacaaaaacccaaacaaacaacaacaacaacaacaaaaaaacagcaaaatttctGCAGCCTTTTTTGATCAGTACCTACCTTGTACACATCATGCACTGTGGTCAGTCTGTCAAATCTCAGGTACATTGAATTTAACATGAGTACTATCTGAATAGGCTCACACTGGGCACAAATGTTGGTAAAGGTCACCACATCACTGAACAATATAGTGCACTCCTTGAACTCTCCTGTGGGCAGAAAGAGCAGTGGTATTTCTAATGGCTGGACAATCACAGTATCTGTTTGGGACTTTTTTGGAAAGATCATTCTATGGCCTCTCAGTTGTAATaagcacacacagctgctgaGATGAAGGAGAGGTGTCAGTGTAAGAGTGTATCAATACAGGAATAATTGCACATCTCAAACAACCCAAACATCTGAATGCACCATATACAGGAAAGACTTAACTCATTATCCCTAATTTCATGTATGAGCTTACTAAAGGGAATTTAAGCATATTATTGCTACCCTTAATAACAGTGGAGATCATCATGATCCTATATTTATAACTAGCATAGAGGTACTAGGAGAATTTTCTAGCAAAGACCACTAGCTTTATTCCCTTCACTTCTGAGGCCTCATTTTCCTGTATACCcatgttaaaacaaaaatctcagATTAATGCTGAAACACTGAATTTTGTTCACTGAATGGGCAGCTACTACCACCTTTCACCACCTAAGGAACAATTTTGGCAAAGAGCTTCCAAAGCTTTCTTTGAAAGAATAGCCTAATTTTTATTATCAGTGAAATTAAGCGTCTGTGATCATCCTCCTATGCATGGAGGTCACCAAGCAGAGAATGGACTCCAGGGCAGTGGCAaaggggctgtgccagcaccccAATCTCTCTATCACCACCCCCTGTTGCACAGATCACACATCCCAAATGCATCCTGTTCATTCACCTGCCTCAACTCGCTTCCCCTCTTTCAGCTGGTTGGCCACGTGCTGGGGAAGCATGGCATAGAGCAGAGCTTCagtcttcttcttctcctcctccaggtgCTTCGACAGGATCCGcagctcttccttcttcctctccagcTGGCTGGAGAGCTCCATCTCTGCCAGTCGCTGCTGATTGAGGAGAATCAAATCCCTGGTGACGTCGTGAGGGGCGATGTCTGCAATGTGCATCTGCCGCTCCTCCAGCTCGTGCAGAGTGCGAAGCAGAGGTGAGCAGAGGTACAGCATGCACTGCAGGGACTCCATCCACATCATCTGGCCTGTGTGGAACAAGTGGTGGCAAGGCTTTTCAGCAGTGTGGCCTTTCACAGGGTGCTCAGCATTACTGGTGTTAATTTTAGGGGACGAGTTCTAAGGTCAGTGGGTTTCTGTAGGGTCTGGATGATCACAGGAATTTATTTCCTAGGAATTCAAGGTGAACTTGTTCAGAGGAGCCAATAACAAAATTTTGGAACCCAGGAAGCAGTCACTCCTCATTGCAGGTGCTGGGCAGAGCCCAACTAGAATTGAAGTCCCTCCTCCTCATGAGGAACTCCAGTGCTCGCAAcatctctcctctcctttctgctcctctctgcattttcccctcctcttctcctAGTTCTTGGGCTGTTCCCAAAGCCAGCCAGTCAGAATCATGCACAGGGGAACTGAGACTCACGGTGATTAAGCAAAACATTTGAAGTTAAATTTCACAGTGCATAGTTTGTGTCCCAGTAAAGTCAATGGCACTTTCTTCCCTGGAAATTGGAGCATTTAGTTACTATCATAATCTAAATaagcagtaacaaaaataaaggtaaaaggGATTTTTGGTGGGGaatctagtttttttttttgtttgtttgttttggttgaggtattattattattattattatttatttatttatttatttatttattattatagtATTACTTATTAGACTTCATTGTTTTCTAAACAGCAATCTAggaattcctattttttttctttctccctcacTTCATCCCCAGGAGTACTGGATGAACAGCTTTAAAACTAAGAGGATTGAAACATCAGAAATACATGTGAACTAACCCCTAGAGCATAAGAGAAAGTACAACTGTACCCATGACTGGTCAAAGTTCCATGTTTTGGTAGCATACTTTTTTCAAGGTTGTCCCtaaatgcttaatttttttttctgaatctcAGGAAAACAAGATTTGACACTCATTACATAAAGGTGAAAGGAGACAAGAGAAAATTAGGTGACATTACAtagttcagaaaagaaaaactgaagtcaCATAACAATTAAACTAAATGCCATTACAGTTAATTACACCAAGCAGAGGATCATCCCATATTCACTCCTCtcagtaaaaata
It includes:
- the LOC128812065 gene encoding guanylate cyclase soluble subunit beta-2-like isoform X2 translates to MPDGSPKHVVFTTLLRQEYCLLCCRLQAGVQDSFLTFEVYKDEITMQLVDKACKVLGVPADTVLREFGKYFFEFCKRSGYDHMLRTLGGNLYEFIENLDALHSYLSLSYQEMNAPSFRVEKNEDGSMHLHYYSDRRGLCHIVPGIIGAAALDFFNIEISMKIVNQTEEEERTGKKEHIVFLVTQNPLFPCKERNEFSSSSQCLVDSEKQIENQLNKEDLEKAKNANGDRGNSVCPAKKSHWKTLRGIITLGKGKLLRGFDPVYPKSLWIDTKTFCNGLPFHMVFDKELKVKQAGVSIQKIVPGLQTMGICLDQYFRIIHPEVPFTISSIQKFINSQFVFQTRREMMPESWKERPMLELRGQMMWMESLQCMLYLCSPLLRTLHELEERQMHIADIAPHDVTRDLILLNQQRLAEMELSSQLERKKEELRILSKHLEEEKKKTEALLYAMLPQHVANQLKEGKRVEAGEFKECTILFSDVVTFTNICAQCEPIQIVLMLNSMYLRFDRLTTVHDVYKVETIGDAYMVVGGVPVPVPTHAERVANFALGMIMAAKGVQNPVSGNPIQIRVGIHTGPVLAGVVGEKMPRYCLFGDTVNIASRMESHGVPSKIHLSSSAYQCLKYKNFEITERGEIEVKGKGKMHTYFLIRNKSATENEIMGRPMKDLDSGHESVQSFPEGKTETIPSSHQPATQTEQKKDQTPAIAMKYVDGPTDAQNSLKRRNQMKVGDLTGKTCDSKSDGSLHGNQHADDGPRPPNQGRVKPAAEEPQNRNVRSNFCTLL
- the LOC128812065 gene encoding guanylate cyclase soluble subunit beta-2-like isoform X1, whose product is MNAPSFRVEKNEDGSMHLHYYSDRRGLCHIVPGIIGAAALDFFNIEISMKIVNQTEEEERTGKKEHIVFLVTQNPLFPCKERNEFSSSSQCLVDSEKQIENQLNKEDLEKAKNANGDRGNSVCPAKKSHWKTLRGIITLGKGKLLRGFDPVYPKSLWIDTKTFCNGLPFHMVFDKELKVKQAGVSIQKIVPGLQTMGICLDQYFRIIHPEVPFTISSIQKFINSQFVFQTRREMMPESWKERPMLELRGQMMWMESLQCMLYLCSPLLRTLHELEERQMHIADIAPHDVTRDLILLNQQRLAEMELSSQLERKKEELRILSKHLEEEKKKTEALLYAMLPQHVANQLKEGKRVEAGEFKECTILFSDVVTFTNICAQCEPIQIVLMLNSMYLRFDRLTTVHDVYKVETIGDAYMVVGGVPVPVPTHAERVANFALGMIMAAKGVQNPVSGNPIQIRVGIHTGPVLAGVVGEKMPRYCLFGDTVNIASRMESHGVPSKIHLSSSAYQCLKYKNFEITERGEIEVKGKGKMHTYFLIRNKSATENEIMGRPMKDLDSGHESVQSFPEGKTETIPSSHQPATQTEQKKDQTPAIAMKYVDGPTDAQNSLKRRNQMKVGDLTGKTCDSKSDGSLHGNQHADDGPRPPNQGRVKPAAEEPQNRNVRSNFCTLL